In Bacteroidales bacterium WCE2008, one genomic interval encodes:
- a CDS encoding OmpA family protein, with protein sequence MKLQKITVALVGLLVCIPEIFAQEESKYRDANWFFGLGGGLNVSFDGSVRGQKRYDSHMGAGWASDFYIGKWFSDFAGFRFGWQGLTDSDQFTDFGEKDFNLLHADFVMRPTKWFNPYIFGGYLKIDRAVPTVGVGFAVPIRINDKISIVSDFKYAGFSHKAFSRGRQNIGGNLSLTVGVSFRLGKPKPPVIRTETVIKEVEVTRVVRDTVVIREDKQSLDQMTKEVNELLRNMTLFHSDSFLLTLEARQQLSNIAEWLKRYPKIKVRIEGHTDNTGRNNYNHELSVKRAKAVLDFFLDAGISEHRLFYRGYGSTRPIADNSTPEGRHLNRRVELYFYE encoded by the coding sequence ATGAAACTTCAAAAAATCACTGTAGCCCTTGTAGGGCTTCTGGTATGTATTCCTGAAATATTCGCACAGGAAGAAAGCAAGTACAGGGATGCCAACTGGTTTTTCGGACTGGGAGGCGGACTTAATGTAAGTTTCGACGGAAGCGTAAGAGGCCAGAAAAGATATGACTCCCACATGGGAGCCGGATGGGCGTCCGATTTCTATATAGGAAAATGGTTTTCCGACTTTGCCGGATTCCGTTTTGGCTGGCAGGGTCTGACCGACAGCGACCAGTTTACCGACTTCGGAGAGAAAGATTTCAATCTTCTCCACGCGGACTTCGTGATGAGGCCCACAAAATGGTTCAATCCATATATCTTCGGAGGTTATCTCAAGATTGACCGTGCCGTGCCGACCGTGGGAGTCGGCTTCGCAGTCCCTATAAGAATCAACGACAAGATCAGCATAGTATCGGATTTCAAATATGCCGGATTCAGCCATAAGGCGTTCAGCAGAGGCAGGCAGAATATCGGAGGCAACCTGAGTCTTACGGTCGGAGTAAGCTTCAGGCTCGGCAAACCGAAACCTCCTGTCATAAGGACCGAGACCGTCATCAAGGAAGTCGAGGTCACCAGAGTCGTAAGGGATACCGTCGTCATCAGAGAGGATAAGCAGTCTCTCGACCAGATGACAAAAGAGGTCAACGAACTTCTCAGGAACATGACCCTGTTCCACTCGGATTCATTCCTGCTTACTCTCGAAGCTCGTCAGCAGCTGAGCAATATCGCCGAATGGCTCAAGAGATATCCGAAGATAAAGGTCCGCATCGAGGGTCATACTGACAATACAGGCCGCAACAACTACAACCATGAGCTCTCCGTCAAGAGAGCAAAGGCCGTCCTGGACTTCTTCCTTGACGCAGGTATCAGCGAGCATAGGCTGTTCTACCGGGGCTATGGTTCGACAAGACCTATTGCCGACAATTCGACACCTGAAGGCAGGCACCTCAACCGCCGTGTCGAACTTTATTTCTACGAATAA
- a CDS encoding Glycosyltransferase involved in cell wall bisynthesis, whose amino-acid sequence MNPTFSIIVPIHNAEASVEKCIEAVLAQSFSDFELLLINDGSTDGTDDICTRMAAKDSRISYFSRPWGGVSMARNYGLSHAKGDYLTFTDADDLLLPDALKTYWNTIQEYDADMIKAGYEKVRGGISDTITIPKVISIPDNDTEAMLFNTDTSEYRGYLWNSAIRREMVKDITFEEGLSWMEDHIFIWECMKRCRSMVLIPDVVYVYHAKKSGLLNTLMDSFLIVEASRKEYNMKRELLPKKKTYFGKRLEKLFRLRLAAAVRKAYIRYDYPTRKQLCKEMSEIHEIRRKGTSGFFCSWLPFFLKDGILNIVFALRGDME is encoded by the coding sequence ATGAATCCGACCTTCAGTATTATTGTCCCTATCCACAATGCGGAGGCATCCGTAGAAAAATGCATCGAGGCCGTCCTTGCCCAGTCATTTTCAGATTTCGAGCTTCTTCTGATAAATGACGGAAGTACAGACGGTACCGATGATATCTGCACTCGAATGGCTGCCAAAGACAGCAGAATTTCGTATTTCTCCAGACCATGGGGCGGAGTCAGCATGGCACGTAACTATGGACTATCGCATGCAAAAGGAGATTATCTGACGTTCACGGACGCCGATGACCTGCTTCTTCCCGACGCGTTAAAGACTTACTGGAATACTATCCAGGAGTATGATGCCGACATGATAAAAGCCGGGTATGAGAAAGTGCGCGGAGGAATATCCGATACAATCACCATCCCGAAGGTAATCTCTATCCCGGACAATGATACCGAAGCGATGCTATTCAATACTGATACTTCAGAGTACCGCGGCTATCTCTGGAATTCCGCCATCCGGCGCGAGATGGTCAAGGATATCACTTTCGAGGAAGGGCTGTCATGGATGGAAGACCATATCTTCATCTGGGAATGCATGAAAAGATGCCGTTCAATGGTGCTGATCCCGGATGTCGTCTATGTATACCATGCCAAGAAGAGCGGCCTTCTCAATACTCTTATGGATTCCTTCCTGATAGTGGAGGCTTCCAGAAAGGAATATAACATGAAGCGCGAACTCCTTCCGAAGAAAAAGACATATTTCGGCAAAAGGCTCGAAAAGCTGTTCAGACTTCGTCTGGCCGCTGCCGTGAGGAAGGCCTACATCCGCTACGATTACCCTACAAGAAAACAGCTCTGCAAAGAAATGTCTGAGATCCATGAAATCCGCAGGAAAGGTACTTCAGGCTTCTTCTGCTCCTGGCTGCCATTCTTCCTGAAAGACGGAATCCTCAATATAGTCTTTGCCCTGAGGGGTGATATGGAATAA
- a CDS encoding Sugar transferase involved in LPS biosynthesis (colanic, teichoic acid): protein MTKNEKQYASKGRIMFQDNVLSLLGSLMAILLVRWLSDPIPGYTWLLLKWLGAGLVGTIIGMLVTGSHKNVKTYISYTSAMKTSWTLLIKTIFLVVVMLVGFVKLPSISLAAMALLADFIASIFFVLYLRFSLTSLSRETGRVKDQVGKLTALVMGTGRAAVDLADEAAASGRYDVVGFLSADPAMSGMLIGNRMVYKCGNESEMKGIMQRLGGVDCILFTKDPDDGFPKDGAQEKDDPKNTVAQRDGMSLVGHVIKRGFDVILSGILLLIFSPVMLVCALAVKNEDGGPALYSQERMGRNGKPFLIYKFRSMRINAENGKPALYSGDDDERLTRVGKFLRQHHLDELPQLWNVFRGDMSFIGYRPERQFYIDQIMEKNPRYQYLYQIRPGVTSYATLYNGYTDTLEKMLTRLDLDLYYLRNHSVMFDVKVLWMTFLNIMTGKKF from the coding sequence ATGACAAAAAATGAAAAACAGTATGCCAGCAAAGGCCGGATAATGTTCCAGGATAACGTGCTGTCGTTACTCGGATCATTGATGGCAATTCTGCTGGTCCGCTGGCTGAGCGATCCAATCCCCGGATATACGTGGCTACTTCTAAAGTGGCTCGGGGCTGGCTTAGTCGGCACAATTATCGGCATGCTTGTAACCGGAAGCCACAAGAATGTCAAGACGTATATTTCCTACACTTCCGCTATGAAAACTTCGTGGACCTTGCTTATCAAGACAATCTTCCTTGTCGTCGTGATGCTTGTAGGGTTTGTGAAGCTTCCTTCTATTTCTCTCGCTGCGATGGCCCTTCTGGCTGATTTCATCGCATCTATCTTCTTCGTACTTTATCTGAGATTCTCGCTGACCTCTCTGTCGAGAGAGACAGGTCGTGTCAAGGACCAGGTAGGCAAATTGACCGCCCTGGTAATGGGCACAGGCCGCGCAGCAGTAGACCTGGCCGACGAAGCCGCAGCCAGCGGCCGATATGATGTGGTCGGATTCCTCAGTGCGGATCCGGCGATGTCCGGCATGCTTATCGGCAACAGGATGGTCTATAAATGCGGCAACGAGAGCGAGATGAAGGGAATCATGCAGAGGCTCGGCGGAGTCGACTGCATTCTGTTCACCAAGGATCCTGACGACGGTTTCCCGAAAGACGGGGCCCAGGAGAAAGATGATCCCAAGAATACAGTCGCCCAGCGCGATGGCATGTCCCTGGTGGGCCATGTCATCAAGAGAGGATTCGATGTCATCCTGTCCGGAATCCTGCTGCTGATCTTCTCGCCGGTGATGCTCGTCTGCGCTCTGGCGGTCAAGAATGAGGACGGCGGTCCTGCTTTATATAGCCAGGAGAGGATGGGGCGCAACGGGAAACCGTTCCTCATCTATAAGTTCCGTTCGATGAGGATCAACGCAGAAAACGGAAAGCCGGCTCTCTATTCGGGAGACGACGACGAGAGACTTACCAGAGTCGGGAAATTCCTGCGCCAGCACCATCTGGACGAACTTCCGCAGCTCTGGAATGTCTTCCGGGGGGACATGTCCTTTATCGGATACCGTCCGGAAAGACAGTTTTATATTGACCAGATCATGGAGAAGAACCCGAGGTATCAGTATCTTTACCAGATACGTCCCGGGGTTACTTCTTACGCGACCCTGTACAACGGATATACCGACACGCTGGAGAAGATGCTGACAAGGCTGGACCTCGACTTGTATTACCTCAGGAACCACTCGGTAATGTTCGATGTCAAAGTCTTGTGGATGACTTTCCTAAACATTATGACAGGTAAGAAATTCTGA
- a CDS encoding Transcription antitermination factor NusG, protein MAAEELSVKWYVAKTRHGQEIGVRNRLASLGIENFIPTQTRKASRGKGNVERVLIPGMVFMRTTKDEACDLANHRGLPVRYVIDCATRTLMVIPDKQMMDFMAVMDYSIDEGGLMDEPLELGDKVRVTKGALTGVEGYVIEFHGKTYVVVSLCNTIFAKARVPRAWLEHI, encoded by the coding sequence ATGGCAGCAGAGGAATTGAGCGTAAAATGGTATGTCGCGAAGACTAGACACGGTCAGGAGATCGGCGTCAGGAACCGTCTTGCCAGTCTGGGGATAGAGAATTTCATCCCGACGCAGACGAGAAAGGCGTCCAGGGGGAAAGGGAATGTGGAAAGAGTCCTGATTCCGGGAATGGTCTTCATGAGGACGACAAAGGACGAAGCCTGCGATCTGGCGAACCACCGGGGCCTCCCTGTGAGATACGTGATAGATTGCGCGACGAGGACTTTGATGGTCATTCCGGACAAGCAGATGATGGATTTCATGGCCGTGATGGATTATTCGATCGATGAAGGCGGTCTGATGGACGAACCTCTTGAGCTGGGAGACAAGGTCAGGGTGACGAAGGGAGCGCTTACCGGAGTCGAGGGTTATGTCATTGAGTTTCATGGCAAGACTTATGTAGTAGTAAGTCTATGCAATACAATATTTGCGAAAGCCAGAGTGCCTCGGGCATGGCTTGAGCACATATAA